The Synergistaceae bacterium genome window below encodes:
- a CDS encoding GerMN domain-containing protein, producing MRDPEERTRHFVIREKRDADYDEPAVRRRKPMAGEEESRRGALPAEDVGKSAYSALFSRRDLRKRELEDEEDIRNPRTKTAKTDDYDDYDDGNDECRKAPILVRIFAWFALLAVLFAIGYLGTNYFFNWADKKGSPRLGGVYGSGAEVEQSQPAGGGAPSASGSEAYTLYIPDNGKFTERKVDINKGLPEEDIEKVLAVYIDGLKETNMLDNGVYVKNIFRSGDWLYLDMTGAFQSSLKKIGKDKAALVITGLVKTMQENFPPIKKVKFYIEGKESNDKSTVDLTKPWEITQ from the coding sequence ATGAGGGACCCCGAAGAGAGAACCCGACATTTCGTAATCAGAGAAAAAAGAGATGCTGACTACGATGAGCCTGCAGTCCGCCGCAGAAAGCCTATGGCCGGGGAGGAAGAATCGCGCAGAGGTGCCTTGCCGGCTGAAGACGTGGGGAAATCGGCATATTCCGCCCTCTTTTCGCGCCGTGATCTCAGGAAACGCGAGCTTGAAGATGAGGAAGATATCCGTAATCCAAGGACGAAAACAGCCAAGACCGATGATTATGACGATTATGACGATGGAAATGACGAGTGCAGAAAAGCCCCGATTCTAGTCAGGATCTTTGCCTGGTTCGCGCTGCTCGCGGTCCTGTTTGCCATAGGCTATCTCGGTACCAACTATTTCTTCAACTGGGCAGATAAAAAAGGCAGTCCGCGCCTGGGCGGTGTCTATGGCAGCGGTGCTGAAGTCGAACAGTCTCAGCCGGCAGGAGGAGGCGCACCTTCAGCATCCGGCAGTGAGGCCTATACGCTCTATATACCGGATAATGGAAAGTTCACGGAGCGCAAGGTAGATATCAACAAGGGGCTCCCTGAGGAAGACATAGAAAAGGTGCTTGCCGTATATATCGACGGACTGAAAGAGACAAACATGCTCGATAACGGCGTCTATGTAAAGAATATTTTCCGCAGCGGCGACTGGCTTTACCTTGATATGACCGGCGCTTTCCAGTCATCATTGAAGAAGATAGGAAAGGACAAGGCGGCTCTTGTTATCACAGGGCTTGTGAAGACGATGCAGGAGAACTTCCCGCCGATCAAAAAAGTAAAATTCTACATCGAAGGCAAAGAGTCCAATGATAAGAGCACGGTTGATCTCACAAAACCATGGGAGATAACACAATAG